The sequence below is a genomic window from Streptomyces sp. B21-105.
GCCGGCCGCGTCGCAGGCAGTAAATGAACCAAGCCGCCGACAGCGGCGGACAAAGGCCGGTCACCGCCGGCGAGAGGGGTCGGGTCACCGTGACCGCACCGATCGAGACCACCGGGTCGGCAACCGAGGTGCAGCCCGAGGCTGTACTCGCGGGTGTCGATAAGGGGCAGATCGAGGGCCGTTCCCTGGGGCAGATCGCCTGGTCCCGCTTCAAGAAGGACAAGGTCGCCGTGGCCGGCGGGGTCATCGTGATCCTGCTGATCGTGCTCGCGCTCCTCTCGCGTCCGATCCAGGCCCTGTTCGGCCTGGACCCCAACGCCTTCAACCAGGATTTGATCGACCCCAACACGTCGATCCCCCAAGGGGGCTTCGGCGGCATGAGCGGGGAGCACCCGCTCGGCGTGGACCCCAAGTTCGGGCGTGACATCGCCACCCGCATCCTGGAGGGCTCCTGGGTGTCGCTGGTCGTGGCCTTCGGGGCGACGATCCTGTCGAACACCATCGGCGCGGTCCTCGGAGTGGTCGCCGGCTACTACGGCGGGCGGGTCGACTCGATCATCAGCCGGCTGATGGACACGTTCCTCGCCTTCCCCCTCCTGCTCTTCGCCATCGCCATCTCCGCCACGCTGCAGGGCGGCGCGTTCGGCATGGAGGGACTGCCGCTCCACATCACGGTGCTCATCTTCGTCATCGGCTTCTTCAACTGGCCTTACCTGGGACGCATCGTCCGCGGCCAGACGCTCGCCCTGCGGGAACGCGAGTTCGTGGACGCGTCCCGGGGGATGGGCGCCAAGGGGCCGTACATCCTGTTCCGGGAGCTGCTGCCCAACCTGGTCGGCCCGATCATCGTCTACTCGACGCTGCTCATCCCGACCAACATCCTCTTCGAGGCCAGCCTGAGCTTCCTGGGCGTCGGCATCCAGCCCCCGCAGGCGTCGTGGGGCGGCATGCTCAACGAGGCGGTCGACTTCTACCAGGTCGATCCGCAGTACATGATCGTGCCCGGTCTCGCCATCTTCGTGACCGTGCTGGCGTTCAACCTGCTCGGCGACGGTCTCCGTGACGCTCTCGACCCGCGCAGCCGCTGACGTGCAGCCGCAGCGAGAGTCCGACAGATTTCCATCAACAAAGGGGAAGCAGACCATCATGCGAAGGTCAGGGCTGGCCGCGATTGCGGCCATCGGCAGTGTGAGCCTGTTGCTCGCCGGTTGCAGCAAGGCCGATGACAACAACACGGACAAGGGCGGCAAGTCCGCCGGGGCCGACGCGGCCACGAAGGGCGTTGTCAACGCCTCCACCCAGAAGGGTGGGACGGTCACGTACGAGTACTCCGACGTGCCGGACTCCTTCGACCCGGGCAACACGTACTACGCGTACATGTACAACCTCAGCCGCGTCTACGCGCGTCCGCTGATGACCTTCCAGCCCGGCGCGGGCGAGGAGGGCAACAAGCTGGTCCCCGACCTCGCGGCGAGCGCCGGCGTGCCCACCGACGGCGGCAAGACCTGGACGTACAAGCTGCGGCCGGGCCTGAAGTACCAGGACGGCACGGCGATCACGTCCAAGGACGTGAAGTACGCCGTCGAGCGCTCCAACTTCGCGCGTGACGTACTGTCCCTCGGCCCGAACTACTTCCAGCAGCTCCTCGTGGGCGGCGAGGCGTACAAGGGTCCGTACAAGGACAAGAAGGGTCTCGCGTCCATCGAGACGCCGGACGACACCACGATCGTCTTCAAGCTGAAGTCGGCGTTCCAGGAGTTCGACTACCTGGTCGCGACGCCGCAGACCGCGCCGGTGCCCGAGGCCAAGGACAAGGGCGTCGACTACGTCAAGAACATCGTGTCCTCGGGCTCGTACAAGTTCGAGAGCTACGAGGAGGGCAAGCAGGTCACCCTCGTCCGCAACGAGAACTGGGACCCGAAGTCCGACCCGCTGCGCAAGCAGTACCCGGACAAGATCGTCGTCAAGCTCAAGGTCAACCCCGAGACGATCGACCAGGACGTCCAGGCCGGCGACGCGATCGACCTCGGCGGCACGGGCGTGCAGGCCGCGACCCAGGCGAACGTGGTCACCAAGCCGGACCTGAAGGCCAACACCGACAACACCTACGGTGGCCGCCTCGTCTACCTGGCGATCAACACCAAGGTCGCGCCGTTCGACAACGTGGCCTGCCGCAAGGCCGTGCAGTACGCCGTCGACAAGGTCTCGGTGCAGACCGCC
It includes:
- a CDS encoding ABC transporter permease, yielding MTAPIETTGSATEVQPEAVLAGVDKGQIEGRSLGQIAWSRFKKDKVAVAGGVIVILLIVLALLSRPIQALFGLDPNAFNQDLIDPNTSIPQGGFGGMSGEHPLGVDPKFGRDIATRILEGSWVSLVVAFGATILSNTIGAVLGVVAGYYGGRVDSIISRLMDTFLAFPLLLFAIAISATLQGGAFGMEGLPLHITVLIFVIGFFNWPYLGRIVRGQTLALREREFVDASRGMGAKGPYILFRELLPNLVGPIIVYSTLLIPTNILFEASLSFLGVGIQPPQASWGGMLNEAVDFYQVDPQYMIVPGLAIFVTVLAFNLLGDGLRDALDPRSR
- a CDS encoding ABC transporter substrate-binding protein → MRRSGLAAIAAIGSVSLLLAGCSKADDNNTDKGGKSAGADAATKGVVNASTQKGGTVTYEYSDVPDSFDPGNTYYAYMYNLSRVYARPLMTFQPGAGEEGNKLVPDLAASAGVPTDGGKTWTYKLRPGLKYQDGTAITSKDVKYAVERSNFARDVLSLGPNYFQQLLVGGEAYKGPYKDKKGLASIETPDDTTIVFKLKSAFQEFDYLVATPQTAPVPEAKDKGVDYVKNIVSSGSYKFESYEEGKQVTLVRNENWDPKSDPLRKQYPDKIVVKLKVNPETIDQDVQAGDAIDLGGTGVQAATQANVVTKPDLKANTDNTYGGRLVYLAINTKVAPFDNVACRKAVQYAVDKVSVQTAEGGPIRGDIATTVLPPDIPGYAKADAYATDGNKGDVTKAKEQLKACGKTAITTNITARSDRQPEIDAATAIINSLKQVGINASLKQYPSGKYFTDYAGVPAFNKKNNVGLMMMQWGADWPGGYGFLQQILNGAAIGASGNTNLSELNDPEVNANLAKAIGTQDATQRNAIYTQIDKKVMDEAALVPLTYFKVLLYRPANYTNLVSTAAFSGQYDYLNIGTTKK